Proteins encoded by one window of Candidatus Poribacteria bacterium:
- the uvrC gene encoding excinuclease ABC subunit UvrC, which yields MKAEEREKTRKTQALPELWQSLPNVPGVYLMKASDGTVIYVGKAVRLRTRVRSYFREKFTSALTSQMMRYVTEVDYIVTETEVEALILENNLIKAHQPRYNVKLKDDKRYPYLRVTVNEAFPRIQITRKAENDGTRYFGPFVHVRSTRQTLKQLTKLFPIRTCTLPLAEVGNKYRVCLDYHIGRCPGPCADKINVSDYDEIVRKVCQFLSGNTEAVVKELTEQMQAAAEALDFETAAKYRDTLKDVQQAITTQNMDSVSAADEDVIGIAAKTEIACVQLLRVRDGKLLEREHYYLNDADPESLATALSAFISQYYQNAVFVPKTVVLPMPIESMELIENWLSEKQGNRVGLHVPRAGRLRKLQILATKNAEILLTQREQNVVYSSGVEPALVELQELLGLKHPLRRIEAYDISNLGDRFAVGSMVVLEDGKPTSSEYRRFKIRSVKGQNDFAMMQEVITRRFRRALADDEKFNKLPDLMLIDGGKGQLSAAQAAMKPFASSRLPDIPLIALAKRIEEIFVPGKSEPIVLREDTPTLQMIQRLRDEAHRFAVTYHRRLRQKSLSVSVLDEIPNLGPKRKQALLQHFGSIEAIRAASLDGLLSVKGIPRSVAENIRKHL from the coding sequence ATGAAGGCAGAAGAACGCGAAAAGACCAGAAAAACACAGGCTCTGCCTGAATTGTGGCAGTCGCTTCCGAATGTGCCGGGGGTTTATCTCATGAAAGCCTCCGACGGCACTGTCATCTATGTCGGGAAAGCGGTTCGTCTAAGAACTCGCGTGCGCTCCTATTTTCGTGAGAAATTTACATCCGCGTTGACGTCACAGATGATGCGGTATGTTACCGAGGTGGACTACATTGTCACAGAGACTGAGGTAGAGGCACTCATCTTAGAAAATAACCTGATTAAGGCGCATCAACCGCGCTACAATGTGAAACTGAAAGACGATAAACGCTATCCGTATCTACGCGTGACCGTCAACGAAGCCTTTCCCCGTATCCAGATCACGCGCAAAGCCGAAAACGACGGGACGCGATACTTCGGACCGTTTGTCCATGTGCGCTCAACCCGCCAGACCCTCAAACAGTTGACGAAGTTGTTTCCTATCCGCACGTGTACCTTACCCCTCGCGGAAGTCGGGAATAAATATCGGGTGTGCCTCGACTATCATATTGGACGCTGTCCGGGTCCTTGTGCAGATAAGATTAATGTATCAGACTACGATGAGATCGTTCGGAAAGTGTGTCAGTTCCTAAGTGGAAATACAGAGGCTGTGGTCAAAGAATTAACGGAGCAGATGCAAGCCGCTGCGGAGGCACTCGACTTTGAAACAGCAGCGAAGTATCGGGATACGCTTAAAGACGTTCAACAAGCGATTACAACACAGAATATGGATAGTGTTTCCGCCGCGGATGAGGATGTCATCGGTATCGCTGCGAAGACAGAGATTGCCTGTGTGCAACTCCTACGGGTGCGAGATGGGAAGCTCCTTGAACGCGAACATTACTACCTCAACGATGCCGACCCAGAGTCGCTCGCTACCGCGTTAAGTGCCTTCATTTCACAGTATTATCAAAACGCTGTTTTTGTGCCAAAAACAGTTGTCCTGCCGATGCCGATTGAATCAATGGAACTCATTGAAAATTGGCTTAGCGAGAAACAGGGCAACCGCGTTGGACTGCACGTTCCGAGGGCAGGTAGACTCCGAAAGTTGCAAATCTTGGCAACGAAAAACGCCGAGATCCTTCTGACGCAGCGTGAACAGAACGTGGTTTATAGTAGTGGTGTGGAGCCGGCACTCGTTGAACTCCAGGAATTGCTTGGATTAAAACATCCGCTCCGACGCATTGAGGCATACGATATTTCCAATCTCGGCGACAGATTTGCGGTCGGATCAATGGTGGTCTTGGAAGATGGGAAACCGACTTCAAGCGAATACCGTCGGTTCAAGATTCGCTCCGTTAAAGGACAGAACGATTTCGCGATGATGCAAGAGGTCATCACCCGCCGTTTCCGTCGCGCCCTTGCAGACGATGAAAAATTTAATAAACTCCCGGATTTGATGCTGATTGACGGTGGGAAAGGGCAGTTGAGCGCAGCACAAGCCGCCATGAAACCCTTCGCGTCATCTCGGCTCCCCGATATTCCGTTAATTGCACTTGCAAAGCGAATTGAAGAAATTTTCGTTCCCGGTAAATCGGAACCAATTGTATTGCGAGAGGATACCCCAACTTTGCAGATGATCCAGCGGTTGCGGGATGAAGCGCACCGGTTTGCGGTTACGTATCATCGGCGCCTCCGTCAGAAATCGCTGAGTGTATCGGTGCTTGACGAGATTCCGAACCTCGGTCCGAAACGGAAACAGGCACTGCTCCAGCATTTCGGTTCAATTGAAGCGATCCGAGCAGCGAGTTTAGATGGCTTACTCTCTGTGAAAGGCATTCCACGGAGTGTTGCTGAAAATATTCGGAAGCACCTCTGA
- the trmB gene encoding tRNA (guanosine(46)-N7)-methyltransferase TrmB, translated as MRENPDYNDLYYQNTTVHSQIIDIVTACAVPLGEFPVPIDWAAFFGNPHSVEIEIGSGKGRFLLEASKRHPTVNYIGIERAQKYVALTQERFEKHIRHFGVDRASGTFSNVRLAWTDANYFLTRYVPTGSVQAYHIYFPDPWPKKRQRKRRIFRNQDFLSALTRTLKPNRGRLYIATDYEEYFQEIQERLADLSLLRPVKTNRSPDQGIPTNFEMKYVLEGRNIYRAVYERLKDEGRRTRKDQKNTGSA; from the coding sequence ATGCGTGAAAACCCCGACTACAACGACCTTTACTACCAGAATACAACTGTCCACTCCCAAATCATCGACATCGTGACGGCGTGTGCTGTGCCGTTAGGTGAGTTTCCTGTGCCGATTGATTGGGCAGCGTTCTTCGGGAACCCACATTCGGTAGAAATAGAGATCGGATCCGGGAAAGGGCGTTTCCTGCTCGAAGCATCCAAACGGCATCCAACGGTCAACTACATTGGCATCGAACGGGCACAAAAGTACGTCGCATTGACGCAGGAACGGTTTGAAAAGCATATACGACATTTCGGTGTGGATAGAGCGTCAGGAACGTTTTCAAATGTTCGTCTTGCGTGGACAGATGCCAACTACTTTTTGACGCGGTACGTGCCGACTGGATCGGTTCAAGCATACCATATCTACTTTCCGGACCCATGGCCCAAAAAGCGACAGCGGAAACGACGGATTTTTCGGAATCAAGACTTTCTTTCCGCGCTGACACGCACCCTCAAACCCAATAGAGGCAGGCTTTATATTGCCACGGATTATGAGGAATATTTCCAAGAGATTCAGGAGCGTCTCGCCGATTTATCATTGTTGCGTCCTGTGAAAACAAACCGCAGTCCAGATCAGGGTATCCCAACCAACTTTGAAATGAAATATGTTTTGGAAGGCAGGAATATCTATCGGGCGGTCTATGAGAGATTAAAAGATGAAGGCAGAAGAACGCGAAAAGACCAGAAAAACACAGGCTCTGCCTGA